The following proteins come from a genomic window of Pyxidicoccus sp. MSG2:
- the glp gene encoding gephyrin-like molybdotransferase Glp — protein MNDAATLLPVEEARAQILALAPSLPAEWVPLEDALGRTLADDVTAQRTLPPWDNSAMDGYAVRSADLAGALPVRLVVGETVYAGATPKREVMPGTCARIMTGAPLPAGADAVVMRERTRPVPDGGADQVDILEAAGPGNFVRPRGEDAREGQVLLSRGTPLGIPELGLLWAQGQLCAPVPRAPRVAILSTGDELCRADETPQGRIVDTNAPSLALAVRRAGGVPVLLGIARDTRDSVEAALSRVDGFDVVLTSAGVSVGEHDYVKEVLAALGVEQHFWRVAIKPGKPLVVGRRGGTLFFGLPGNPTSSLVTFELFVRPALRRLLGHADVEPGRTSGRLDGSLSKAAGLAHFVRVTAAWREGGLWARPLATQTSGVLRSAAAATHLLHFPLEAKSLAHGDPVDLLPLSWVA, from the coding sequence ATGAACGACGCCGCCACATTGCTGCCAGTCGAGGAGGCCCGAGCCCAGATCCTGGCCCTGGCGCCCTCGCTGCCCGCGGAGTGGGTGCCGCTGGAAGACGCCCTGGGCCGCACCCTGGCCGACGACGTGACGGCGCAGCGCACCCTGCCCCCCTGGGACAACTCGGCCATGGACGGCTACGCGGTGCGCAGCGCGGACCTGGCGGGGGCGCTGCCTGTGCGGCTCGTGGTGGGAGAGACGGTCTACGCCGGGGCCACGCCCAAGCGGGAGGTCATGCCCGGGACGTGCGCGCGAATCATGACGGGCGCTCCCCTGCCCGCCGGCGCCGACGCGGTGGTGATGCGCGAGCGCACCCGCCCGGTGCCGGACGGGGGCGCTGATCAGGTGGACATCCTGGAGGCGGCGGGGCCCGGCAACTTCGTCCGCCCACGCGGCGAGGACGCGCGGGAGGGCCAGGTGCTGCTGTCCCGGGGCACGCCGCTGGGCATCCCCGAGCTGGGGCTGCTGTGGGCGCAGGGCCAGCTGTGCGCGCCGGTGCCTCGCGCGCCCCGGGTGGCCATCCTCTCCACCGGCGACGAGCTTTGCCGCGCCGACGAGACGCCGCAGGGGCGCATCGTGGACACCAACGCCCCGTCGCTCGCGCTGGCGGTGCGGCGCGCGGGCGGGGTGCCGGTGCTGCTGGGCATCGCCCGGGACACGCGCGACTCGGTGGAGGCAGCCCTGTCCCGGGTGGACGGCTTCGACGTGGTGCTCACCAGCGCGGGCGTGTCCGTGGGCGAGCACGACTACGTGAAGGAGGTGCTGGCCGCCCTGGGCGTGGAGCAGCACTTCTGGCGCGTGGCCATCAAGCCCGGCAAGCCGCTGGTGGTGGGCCGGCGTGGCGGCACCCTCTTCTTCGGGCTGCCCGGCAACCCCACCTCGTCCCTGGTGACGTTCGAGCTGTTCGTCCGCCCCGCCCTGCGCCGGCTGCTCGGGCACGCCGACGTGGAGCCCGGGCGGACCTCCGGCCGCCTGGACGGCAGCCTGTCCAAGGCCGCCGGGCTGGCCCACTTCGTCCGAGTCACGGCCGCCTGGAGGGAGGGCGGGCTGTGGGCCCGTCCCCTGGCCACCCAGACCTCGGGTGTTCTGCGGTCGGCGGCAGCGGCCACCCACCTGCTGCACTTTCCCCTGGAGGCCAAAAGCCTGGCTCATGGAGACCCCGTGGATTTGCTTCCGCTCTCTTGGGTGGCCTGA